From Cellvibrio zantedeschiae, the proteins below share one genomic window:
- a CDS encoding BON domain-containing protein: MKTSTRISLLSLALCTSLLMSGCAEVINATTSKPIEMKANERTMGAKLNDNEIETAAKVNIKKADPQLEHAHVNIDSFNGIVLLTGQVPSDELRNLVADTVYKLNPVREIHNELIVSEPTNFTARSKDAWISTKIKAQLLADSETESRRVHFVTENQAVFLMGIVTHAEADRIVNMVSHTADVQKVVKVFEYVD, translated from the coding sequence ATGAAAACCTCAACTCGTATTAGTTTATTGAGCCTCGCCCTTTGCACAAGCTTGTTGATGAGCGGCTGCGCGGAAGTGATTAACGCCACCACCAGCAAACCGATTGAGATGAAAGCCAATGAACGCACCATGGGCGCAAAACTCAACGACAACGAAATTGAAACTGCAGCCAAGGTTAATATAAAGAAGGCTGATCCCCAGCTGGAACATGCCCACGTCAACATCGACAGCTTTAACGGTATCGTTTTATTAACCGGTCAAGTACCCAGCGATGAGCTACGTAACCTGGTAGCTGACACGGTTTACAAATTAAACCCGGTTCGCGAAATCCATAACGAGCTAATCGTTAGCGAACCCACTAACTTTACCGCACGCAGTAAAGACGCCTGGATTAGCACAAAAATAAAAGCCCAACTGCTGGCCGATAGCGAAACTGAGAGTCGTCGCGTACATTTTGTTACCGAAAACCAGGCGGTATTTTTGATGGGTATAGTCACTCATGCAGAGGCAGATCGTATCGTGAATATGGTTAGCCATACTGCAGATGTACAAAAAGTTGTTAAAGTTTTTGAATATGTTGACTAA
- a CDS encoding SIS domain-containing protein, with translation MDQRVITLFHESIEAKMQAGEQLAPLIAHASHCIVEALLNEKKVLTCGNGISAAHAHIFTANLMNSLEQERPSLPAISLGTDIISNADNSNTNDIYAKQIRTLGNQGDVLLLVTTTGTASNLLQAISAAHDKHMQVIALTGRDGGDVAALLDSQDIELRVPVTAKHRIHEVHLLTLFCVCDLIDQQLFGGF, from the coding sequence ATGGATCAACGAGTTATCACGCTTTTTCACGAAAGTATTGAAGCCAAAATGCAAGCTGGCGAACAGCTTGCACCACTCATTGCACATGCAAGTCATTGTATTGTTGAAGCGCTACTGAACGAGAAAAAAGTATTAACCTGCGGCAACGGTATTTCTGCTGCACATGCACATATTTTTACCGCCAACCTGATGAACAGCCTGGAGCAAGAGCGCCCGAGTTTACCGGCAATCAGCTTGGGTACAGATATCATCAGCAATGCTGACAACTCGAATACGAATGACATCTATGCAAAACAAATTCGTACCTTGGGCAACCAAGGCGATGTATTGTTGTTGGTGACCACTACAGGCACCGCCAGCAATTTGTTACAAGCTATTAGTGCCGCTCACGACAAGCATATGCAAGTCATTGCACTCACCGGTCGCGACGGTGGCGATGTAGCAGCTTTGTTAGATTCACAGGATATTGAACTTCGCGTGCCAGTTACGGCCAAACATCGTATTCATGAAGTACACTTGCTCACGCTCTTCTGCGTGTGTGATTTGATTGATCAACAACTGTTTGGTGGATTTTAA
- a CDS encoding YraN family protein, whose translation MFFSRKTSTEKNSGAQAEDRALAFLQQQGLVKISQNYRCKLGEIDLIMQHKDTLVFVEVRLRTHQAFANAAESVTIRKQQKIIKTALYYLQEHQLTESAICRFDVIAFSDNGEPEWIKDAFSS comes from the coding sequence ATGTTTTTTAGCCGAAAAACATCAACTGAAAAAAACTCCGGCGCTCAAGCTGAAGACCGCGCGCTCGCCTTTTTGCAGCAACAGGGGTTGGTAAAAATATCCCAAAATTACCGCTGCAAACTCGGCGAAATTGACCTCATAATGCAGCACAAAGATACTTTGGTATTCGTTGAAGTGCGCCTACGCACCCACCAGGCATTTGCCAATGCAGCTGAAAGCGTTACTATTCGCAAACAGCAAAAAATCATCAAAACAGCGCTGTATTATTTGCAAGAACACCAACTCACCGAATCTGCCATTTGTCGCTTTGATGTCATAGCCTTCAGCGACAATGGTGAACCTGAGTGGATTAAAGACGCCTTCTCCAGCTAA